One Falco biarmicus isolate bFalBia1 chromosome 9, bFalBia1.pri, whole genome shotgun sequence genomic region harbors:
- the EIF3F gene encoding eukaryotic translation initiation factor 3 subunit F, translating to MAATAPVPAPAPAPPAAAPAQSPTAAPATPAPNTTPAAAPPPPAAPVPPPPAAPLSAALSGPFPGGRVVRLHPVVLASIVDSFERRNEGAARVIGTLLGTVDKHSVEVTNCFSVPHNESEDEVAVDMEFAKNMYELHKKVSPSEIILGWYATGHDITEHSVLIHEYYSREAHNPIHLTVDTSLQNSRMSIKAYVSAPMGVPGKTMGVMFTPLTVKYVYYDTERIGVDLIMKTCFSPNRVIGLSSDLQQVGSASARIQDTLTMVLQYAEDVLSGKVAADNTVGRFLMDLINQVPKISPEDFETMLNSNINDLLMVTYLANLTQSQIALNEKLLSL from the exons ATGGCGGCGACGGCGCCtgttcctgctccagctccGGCTCCtcccgcggccgccccggcgcAGAGCCCGACAGCGGCGCCCGCCACACCGGCGCCAAACACCACCCCTGCCGCtgcgccgcccccgcccgctgccccggtgccgccgccgccggccgcgccGCTGTCGGCCGCGCTGTCGGGCCCGTTCCCGGGCGGCCGCGTGGTGCGGCTGCACCCGGTGGTGCTGGCCTCCATCGTGGACAGCTTCGAGCGGCGCAACGAGGGCGCGGCGCGGGTCATCGGGACGCTGCTGG GCACCGTGGACAAGCACTCGGTGGAGGTCACCAACTGCTTCTCCGTCCCTCACAACGAGTCTGAGGATGAG GTGGCGGTAGATATGGAGTTTGCCAAAAACATGTACGAGCTGCACAAGAAGGTGTCTCCTAGCGAGATCATCTTGGGCTG GTATGCAACAGGTCACGACATCACGGAACACTCTGTCCTGATCCATGAGTATTACAGCCGGGAAGCACACAATCCAATCCACCTCACTGTGGACACAAGTCTCCAGAATTCACGCATGAGCATTAAAGCCTACGTCAG TGCCCCAATGGGAGTCCCTGGTAAAACTATGGGCGTGATGTTCACACCTCTAACAGTGAAATATGTTTATTATGATACAGAGCGGATAGGAG tggaTCTTATCATGAAGACTTGTTTTAGCCCTAATCGAGTGATCGGTTTGTCCAGTGACTTGCAGCAGGTGGGGTCAGCATCAGCCCGGATTCAGGATACCCTGACCATGGTGCTGCAGTATGCAGAGGATGTATTG TCTGGCAAAGTGGCTGCTGACAACACTGTTGGGCGTTTCCTGATGGACCTTATTAACCAGGTGCCAAAGATCTCACCAGAGGACTTTGAGACAATGTTGAACAGCAATATCAAT gACCTACTGATGGTGACCTACTTGGCAAACCTCACACAGTCACAGATTGCTCTCAACGAAAAACTTCTGAGTTTATAA
- the ANXA7 gene encoding annexin A7 isoform X2: MSYPGYPPSGGYPAFPGYPPTGQESVYPPAGQYSYPAVPGGYPPAGGGTYPAAPPSAGYPGAAGYPAPGGYPAPGGYPGAPQTGGMPPYPGAPTGPGFGVPPVGPGFGGYPQPPAQSYAGGGPAQIPGYPGGQAPSPMPGLPAAMAQGTQGTIQAAPNFDDRRDAEILRKAMKGFGTDEQAIINVVANRSNDQRQKIKAAFKTMYGKDLIKDLKSELSGNVEELILALFMPTTYYDAWSLRHAMKGAGTQEKVLIEILCTRTNQEIREIVKCYKSEFGRDIEQDIRADTSGHFERLLVSMCQGNRDETQTVDYQKAQEDAQRLYQAGEGKLGTDESCFNMVLASRSFPQLKATVEAYSRIANRDLLSSIDREFSGNVERGLKTILQCALNRPAFFAERLYYSMKGAGTDDSTLIRIIVTRSEIDLVQIKQMFTQMYQKTLATMIASDTSGDYRRLLLAIVGQ; this comes from the exons ATGTCATACCCGGGTTATCCCCCTTCTGGCGGCTACCCTGCTTTCCCTGGTTACCCT CCGACAGGACAAGAGTCTGTCTATCCGCCAGCTGGTCAATATTCCTATCCCGCTGTTCCTGGAGGATACCCtccagcaggaggagggaccTATCCTGCAGCACCACCAAGTGCTGGGTATCCAGGGGCAGCAGGATATCCTGCCCCAGGGGGATaccctgccccggggggctaCCCTGGAGCTCCCCAGACTGGAGGAATGCCACCTTATCCTGGAG CTCCTACAGGCCCTGGCTTTGGTGTGCCTCCCGTGGGCCCCGGCTTTGGCGGCTATCCACAGCCGCCTGCCCAGAGCTATGCTGGAGGTGGACCCGCACAAATTCCAG GGTATCCTGGTGGACAAGCACCATCACCAATGCCTGGTCTG CCTGCAGCAATGGCTCAGGGTACCCAGGGCACAATTCAGGCTGCTCCAAACTTTGATGATAGAAGGGACGCAGAAATCCTACGCAAAGCTATGAAGGGGTTTG GAACTGATGAGCAGGCTATCATAAATGTGGTTGCTAACCGCTCCAATGATCAAAGGCAAAAAATCAAGGCAGCTTTCAAGACTATGTATGGCAAG GATTTAATTAAAGATCTGAAGTCTGAGTTAAGTGGAAATGTAGAAGAACTGATTCTAGCACTCTTCATGCCTACCACCTACTACGATGCCTGGAGTTTACGTCATGCAATGAAG GGAGCAGGCACTCAGGAGAAAGTGCTGATTGAGATCCTCTGCACAAGGACAAACCAGGAAATACGAGAAATAGTGAAATGCTATAAATCAGAATTTGGGAGGGACATCGAACAAGACATCAGAGCAGACACTTCAGGACACTTTGAACGATTACTTGTATCTATGTGCCAA GGTAATCGGGATGAGACTCAAACTGTGGATTATCAAAAAGCTCAGGAAGATGCTCAGCGTCTGTACcaagcaggggaaggaaaacttGGGACTGATGAATCTTGTTTCAATATGGTTCTGGCAAGCAGAAGCTTTCCCCAACTGAAAGCAACAGTTGAGGCATACTCCAGG ATTGCTAATCGTGATTTATTAAGCAGCATTGACCGAGAGTTTTCTGGAAACGTGGAACGTGGTTTGAAGACTATTT TGCAATGTGCTTTAAATCGCCCAGCCTTTTTTGCAGAAAGACTCTACTATTCTATGAAAGGAGCTGGCACAGATGATTCTACCCTCATCAGAATCATAGTCACTCGGAGCGAG ATTGACCTTGTGCAAATTAAACAGATGTTCACGCAGATGTACCAGAAGACTCTGGCTACTATGATAGCAAGCGACACAAGCGGCGATTACCGGCGCTTGCTGCTGGCTATTGTTGGTCAATAG
- the ANXA7 gene encoding annexin A7 isoform X1 — translation MSYPGYPPSGGYPAFPGYPPTGQESVYPPAGQYSYPAVPGGYPPAGGGTYPAAPPSAGYPGAAGYPAPGGYPAPGGYPGAPQTGGMPPYPGAPTGPGFGVPPVGPGFGGYPQPPAQSYAGGGPAQIPVGYPGGQAPSPMPGLPAAMAQGTQGTIQAAPNFDDRRDAEILRKAMKGFGTDEQAIINVVANRSNDQRQKIKAAFKTMYGKDLIKDLKSELSGNVEELILALFMPTTYYDAWSLRHAMKGAGTQEKVLIEILCTRTNQEIREIVKCYKSEFGRDIEQDIRADTSGHFERLLVSMCQGNRDETQTVDYQKAQEDAQRLYQAGEGKLGTDESCFNMVLASRSFPQLKATVEAYSRIANRDLLSSIDREFSGNVERGLKTILQCALNRPAFFAERLYYSMKGAGTDDSTLIRIIVTRSEIDLVQIKQMFTQMYQKTLATMIASDTSGDYRRLLLAIVGQ, via the exons ATGTCATACCCGGGTTATCCCCCTTCTGGCGGCTACCCTGCTTTCCCTGGTTACCCT CCGACAGGACAAGAGTCTGTCTATCCGCCAGCTGGTCAATATTCCTATCCCGCTGTTCCTGGAGGATACCCtccagcaggaggagggaccTATCCTGCAGCACCACCAAGTGCTGGGTATCCAGGGGCAGCAGGATATCCTGCCCCAGGGGGATaccctgccccggggggctaCCCTGGAGCTCCCCAGACTGGAGGAATGCCACCTTATCCTGGAG CTCCTACAGGCCCTGGCTTTGGTGTGCCTCCCGTGGGCCCCGGCTTTGGCGGCTATCCACAGCCGCCTGCCCAGAGCTATGCTGGAGGTGGACCCGCACAAATTCCAG TAGGGTATCCTGGTGGACAAGCACCATCACCAATGCCTGGTCTG CCTGCAGCAATGGCTCAGGGTACCCAGGGCACAATTCAGGCTGCTCCAAACTTTGATGATAGAAGGGACGCAGAAATCCTACGCAAAGCTATGAAGGGGTTTG GAACTGATGAGCAGGCTATCATAAATGTGGTTGCTAACCGCTCCAATGATCAAAGGCAAAAAATCAAGGCAGCTTTCAAGACTATGTATGGCAAG GATTTAATTAAAGATCTGAAGTCTGAGTTAAGTGGAAATGTAGAAGAACTGATTCTAGCACTCTTCATGCCTACCACCTACTACGATGCCTGGAGTTTACGTCATGCAATGAAG GGAGCAGGCACTCAGGAGAAAGTGCTGATTGAGATCCTCTGCACAAGGACAAACCAGGAAATACGAGAAATAGTGAAATGCTATAAATCAGAATTTGGGAGGGACATCGAACAAGACATCAGAGCAGACACTTCAGGACACTTTGAACGATTACTTGTATCTATGTGCCAA GGTAATCGGGATGAGACTCAAACTGTGGATTATCAAAAAGCTCAGGAAGATGCTCAGCGTCTGTACcaagcaggggaaggaaaacttGGGACTGATGAATCTTGTTTCAATATGGTTCTGGCAAGCAGAAGCTTTCCCCAACTGAAAGCAACAGTTGAGGCATACTCCAGG ATTGCTAATCGTGATTTATTAAGCAGCATTGACCGAGAGTTTTCTGGAAACGTGGAACGTGGTTTGAAGACTATTT TGCAATGTGCTTTAAATCGCCCAGCCTTTTTTGCAGAAAGACTCTACTATTCTATGAAAGGAGCTGGCACAGATGATTCTACCCTCATCAGAATCATAGTCACTCGGAGCGAG ATTGACCTTGTGCAAATTAAACAGATGTTCACGCAGATGTACCAGAAGACTCTGGCTACTATGATAGCAAGCGACACAAGCGGCGATTACCGGCGCTTGCTGCTGGCTATTGTTGGTCAATAG